The Caballeronia sp. NK8 genome includes a window with the following:
- a CDS encoding nitroreductase family protein codes for MTRPLFRIGAVLNAASPRPLDTAPQGAIVLPRPMRFGGMPLMDALAARRTSREFSDESINLDELSELLWAANGINRDAEGGRTAPSALGGYEIDIYVLLAAGSYRYDPDAHRLVLAAPFDLRATTGYQDFLSYAPVDLVYVADLNRMQDVPARQRESFAYASAGAIVQNVYLYCASAELAVGARGWMNRTALAANLKLPVGSTPLLAQTVGYFAHAHGNRRTVGLEAL; via the coding sequence ATGACCAGACCTCTCTTTCGCATCGGCGCCGTGCTAAACGCTGCGTCACCGCGTCCGCTCGATACGGCACCACAAGGTGCCATCGTTCTTCCTCGGCCAATGCGCTTCGGCGGCATGCCCTTGATGGACGCCCTCGCCGCGCGCCGGACCTCACGGGAGTTCTCGGATGAATCCATCAATCTGGATGAGCTTAGCGAGTTGCTGTGGGCCGCCAATGGCATCAACCGCGACGCGGAAGGCGGCCGCACTGCGCCGTCCGCGCTCGGTGGCTACGAGATCGACATCTACGTGCTGCTTGCCGCGGGCTCGTACCGGTATGACCCGGACGCTCACCGGCTCGTGCTCGCCGCGCCGTTCGATCTGCGTGCAACGACCGGGTATCAGGACTTCCTCTCGTATGCGCCCGTCGATCTCGTCTACGTCGCCGACCTGAACCGCATGCAGGACGTGCCCGCCCGCCAGCGCGAAAGCTTCGCGTATGCGAGCGCCGGCGCGATCGTTCAGAACGTCTATCTGTATTGCGCTTCGGCGGAACTGGCCGTGGGCGCCCGCGGCTGGATGAACCGCACCGCGCTCGCGGCCAATCTGAAGCTGCCAGTCGGATCGACCCCCCTGCTGGCGCAGACGGTAGGATACTTCGCGCACGCACATGGAAACCGTCGAACCGTCGGATTGGAGGCACTATGA
- a CDS encoding HAD-IC family P-type ATPase, whose amino-acid sequence MTVTGNKNWHTNSAQRVALELKADLDQGLDSSDAAQRLVHHGPNETARERSRSIISHIASQFTDTINVVLLAAAGIGAITGEVEDALAIVALVLLNGAVGALQSVRAEQALAELRNLGAFRATVIRGGDRMTVPVSEVVPGDLALLEAGARVPADMRLTACVQLKISEAALTGESLPVDKAVATLADVHASLAERTNMAYIGTSVDYGRGSGIVVATGMETDLGKIAALLKNVEAPRTPLQKRLAPFGRQLGIAIAIMCLGFFAAGIARGESVPLMLLTSISLAVAAIPEALPTVLTIMLALGARNLARRCALVRKPSAIETIGSVSHICTDKTGTLTLNEMHAVDFAPSGRGRMAHVLEGGVLDQEALPLLSAAVSSCNSDAGARERLTGRWLGDPTEVAIWRAAVDAAIDPGTFNEGWRRIIELPFDSKRMRMTVVYQTSEGFTAYMKGAPEAIVARCTSASGEPAIAFDRAARLAIAALMAADGERVLAVSKREWRSSPLIDRDAELVETGHTLLGFVGMQDPPRPNARHAVDVCKAAGIVPVMITGDHPVTARAIARSLGIVADDRSVLTGPELETLSDEALAQKIGSIGVFARLDPSQKIRIVQALQARGHCVAVTGDGINDAPALTRAGIGVAMGMRGTDVAREAASIVLLDDDFSTIVAGIKEGRRIYDNIRKFVRYALTCNTAELCVVAVAPFLGLPLPLLPIQILWINLVTDGLPGLALAAEPAEPDVMRRSPRATGETLFAARMWAADRMGIDRHVGRDAGHASLCFEGRISRSGKP is encoded by the coding sequence ATGACCGTCACCGGCAACAAGAATTGGCACACGAACAGCGCACAACGCGTTGCGCTCGAGCTCAAGGCTGACCTCGACCAGGGGCTCGATTCCAGTGACGCCGCGCAGCGCCTCGTCCACCACGGGCCGAATGAAACCGCGCGCGAGCGATCGCGCTCGATCATCTCGCATATTGCCTCGCAGTTCACGGATACCATCAATGTCGTGCTGCTTGCCGCAGCGGGAATCGGCGCCATAACAGGAGAAGTCGAGGACGCACTTGCGATCGTTGCACTCGTGTTGCTCAACGGCGCAGTCGGTGCGCTCCAGAGCGTGCGTGCGGAACAAGCGCTAGCAGAACTGAGAAATCTTGGCGCTTTCCGCGCGACGGTCATTCGAGGCGGCGATCGCATGACAGTTCCCGTGAGCGAGGTCGTGCCGGGCGATCTCGCGCTCCTCGAAGCGGGTGCGAGAGTGCCCGCAGACATGCGGCTCACCGCGTGCGTGCAGCTGAAAATCAGCGAGGCCGCATTGACAGGAGAATCGTTACCAGTCGATAAGGCAGTGGCGACGCTTGCGGACGTTCATGCTTCGCTTGCCGAACGTACCAACATGGCCTACATCGGCACGAGCGTCGACTACGGCCGCGGATCCGGAATCGTCGTCGCGACGGGCATGGAAACAGACCTCGGCAAGATTGCTGCACTCCTCAAGAACGTCGAGGCGCCGCGCACACCGCTACAGAAGCGTCTGGCGCCGTTCGGACGCCAGTTGGGCATCGCCATCGCGATCATGTGCCTCGGGTTCTTCGCTGCGGGCATCGCGCGCGGTGAATCGGTTCCGCTGATGCTACTGACGTCGATCAGTCTTGCAGTGGCTGCAATCCCCGAGGCGTTGCCGACCGTACTCACTATCATGCTTGCGCTCGGCGCACGCAATCTGGCGCGGCGTTGCGCGCTTGTGCGCAAGCCGTCAGCCATCGAAACGATCGGCTCGGTGAGCCACATCTGTACCGACAAGACCGGAACCCTGACGCTCAACGAAATGCACGCTGTCGACTTCGCGCCGTCGGGGCGCGGGCGAATGGCACACGTGCTTGAAGGAGGAGTTCTCGATCAGGAGGCGCTGCCGCTGTTATCGGCCGCGGTTTCGAGTTGCAATTCTGACGCTGGCGCACGTGAGCGTCTCACGGGACGATGGCTCGGTGACCCGACCGAAGTCGCGATATGGCGCGCCGCAGTCGACGCCGCGATCGATCCTGGCACGTTCAATGAAGGCTGGAGACGCATCATCGAACTGCCATTCGACTCGAAGCGCATGCGAATGACGGTCGTCTACCAGACGAGCGAGGGCTTCACGGCCTATATGAAGGGCGCGCCCGAGGCGATCGTTGCACGCTGCACCTCGGCTTCCGGCGAACCTGCGATTGCATTCGATCGGGCGGCGCGACTGGCTATCGCGGCGTTGATGGCTGCCGATGGTGAGCGCGTGCTGGCAGTTTCGAAGCGCGAGTGGCGCTCGTCACCGCTGATCGATCGTGACGCAGAATTGGTCGAGACCGGTCATACACTCCTCGGGTTTGTCGGTATGCAGGACCCTCCGCGCCCGAATGCCCGGCACGCCGTCGATGTGTGCAAGGCCGCCGGCATCGTACCTGTAATGATCACCGGCGATCACCCTGTCACCGCACGAGCGATCGCACGGTCGCTCGGTATCGTCGCCGACGACCGGTCGGTTCTGACCGGCCCCGAACTCGAAACGTTGTCGGATGAAGCACTGGCTCAAAAGATCGGGAGCATCGGTGTATTTGCGCGGCTCGATCCGTCGCAGAAGATTCGGATTGTGCAGGCGTTGCAGGCGCGAGGGCATTGCGTGGCGGTCACGGGCGACGGCATCAACGACGCGCCTGCGCTGACCCGCGCCGGCATCGGGGTGGCGATGGGTATGCGCGGCACGGACGTGGCCCGGGAGGCAGCGAGCATTGTGCTGCTCGACGATGATTTCAGCACGATCGTCGCCGGCATCAAGGAAGGGCGGCGCATCTATGACAACATCAGGAAATTTGTCCGCTATGCATTGACATGCAACACTGCGGAACTCTGCGTCGTCGCAGTAGCACCGTTCCTGGGCTTGCCGCTGCCGTTGCTTCCGATCCAGATTCTCTGGATCAATCTTGTTACCGACGGTTTGCCTGGACTGGCGCTTGCCGCAGAACCCGCGGAGCCCGACGTCATGCGTCGCTCGCCCCGCGCAACGGGCGAGACTCTTTTTGCGGCGCGGATGTGGGCAGCAGATCGTATGGGTATCGATCGCCATGTCGGGCGTGACGCTGGCCACGCAAGCCTATGCTTTGAAGGGCGGATCAGTCGCAGTGGCAAACCATGA
- a CDS encoding c-type cytochrome: MLGLCVYVSVCGRCLAFNTPEPSRLVDEQRCMFCHTVDTPFRAPSFQQIADRYRDVPGAGDMLERKLRQGGEAHWGKKPMPSAAGRGGGPLSREDAHELVQWVLSH, translated from the coding sequence ATGCTCGGCCTGTGCGTATACGTGAGTGTTTGCGGCCGCTGCCTCGCGTTCAACACACCCGAGCCTTCCAGACTCGTCGACGAGCAGCGCTGCATGTTTTGCCATACGGTCGACACGCCTTTCCGTGCGCCCTCGTTTCAACAGATCGCGGACCGCTACCGCGATGTACCCGGCGCGGGCGACATGCTGGAAAGAAAACTGCGCCAGGGCGGCGAGGCGCATTGGGGAAAGAAGCCGATGCCTTCGGCTGCCGGGCGAGGCGGCGGTCCCCTCTCGAGGGAAGACGCGCACGAGCTCGTTCAGTGGGTGCTGAGCCACTGA
- a CDS encoding universal stress protein, with protein MTFKTIVVQLDTGAHATHRLDAAVALAERFDSHLCGVYSEFTLDPRFYYQADRQHRYEVSLADLCRERRERAEHLFRARLALTKVAHDWRANEMTGGRSMIDHARCADLTIVGQHDPGEPDAYLADRFPEGMIMGAGGPVMVWPRKSSPIPFDATAVIAWDGSREAARAAYDALPLLRCATRVDVVSIRADRNSPLGAGAAASDLARSLIRHSVRANVIELSAPRGANVEEALTAYLESQNVRLLVMGAFHHGRVRETLRGGLTRSELRDADLPVLMSH; from the coding sequence ATGACCTTCAAGACGATTGTCGTGCAACTCGATACGGGCGCGCACGCGACGCACCGGCTCGACGCCGCGGTCGCGCTCGCCGAGCGCTTTGACTCTCATCTGTGCGGCGTGTACTCGGAATTCACGCTCGATCCCCGCTTCTACTACCAGGCGGATCGCCAGCACCGCTACGAGGTGTCGCTTGCGGATCTATGCCGCGAGCGTCGCGAGCGCGCCGAACACTTGTTCCGCGCGCGCCTCGCGTTGACCAAGGTGGCACACGACTGGCGGGCGAACGAGATGACGGGAGGCCGTTCAATGATCGATCATGCGCGATGCGCCGATCTGACCATCGTCGGACAACATGATCCGGGCGAGCCCGACGCCTATCTTGCCGACCGCTTTCCCGAAGGCATGATCATGGGTGCGGGCGGCCCGGTAATGGTTTGGCCCCGCAAAAGTTCACCGATCCCGTTTGATGCGACGGCGGTCATCGCATGGGACGGCAGCCGGGAAGCAGCGCGCGCCGCTTACGATGCACTGCCGCTGCTCCGCTGCGCGACTCGCGTGGACGTCGTATCGATCCGCGCCGACCGAAATTCACCGCTCGGTGCAGGAGCAGCCGCGTCTGACCTTGCTCGAAGCCTAATCCGGCACTCCGTTCGCGCGAATGTCATCGAGCTTTCTGCCCCGCGAGGCGCAAATGTCGAGGAGGCGTTGACCGCCTACCTCGAGTCGCAGAATGTCCGGCTACTCGTCATGGGCGCGTTTCACCATGGACGCGTGCGCGAAACACTGCGCGGCGGCCTCACGCGCTCCGAGTTGCGGGACGCCGACCTTCCTGTCCTGATGTCGCACTGA
- a CDS encoding cation transporting ATPase C-terminal domain-containing protein, whose translation MTFVVLSLSQMGHVMAIRSARRSTFELGLFSNRPLAGAVALTITLQIATIYVPFMNDVPGTAPLDAWHLAGALALSCGIFVLVEGEKYAVRHGLFRWNSQDVSQHDQPIL comes from the coding sequence ATGACCTTCGTGGTGCTGTCGCTCTCGCAAATGGGACATGTCATGGCCATCCGGTCGGCGCGCAGGTCGACTTTCGAACTCGGCCTGTTCTCCAATCGGCCGCTTGCCGGAGCCGTTGCATTGACGATCACGTTGCAGATAGCGACCATCTATGTGCCGTTCATGAATGATGTCCCAGGGACCGCTCCGCTCGATGCATGGCATTTGGCCGGTGCGCTTGCACTGTCCTGCGGCATATTCGTGCTGGTGGAGGGAGAAAAATACGCGGTGCGTCACGGGCTGTTTCGATGGAACAGCCAAGACGTGTCTCAGCACGACCAGCCGATTCTATAG
- a CDS encoding heavy metal translocating P-type ATPase — MVSRLPSFHFYVVGVTAFGLAVGMGLFLTERLAIAHALWLACVAPSFAILCKSTAHALRRREAGVDILALLSMGVAAATGEFLTAAVISLMVAGGRALEAFAQARAGAEMTALLKLAPNYGNRYEAGEWRQVDPETIRTGDRLLVRAGEQVPVDGTLEQEAELDESALTGEAALRPRVAGERVQSGVLNAGAPFEMIATAAARDSTFSGVIRMVEAAQQARSPTARLADRYAIFFVPLTLLVAGACWIFTGDMIRALAVLVVATPCPLILAVPVAIVSGMSACARRGMLVKSGGAIERLARAQILFFDKTGTLTSGRARLVAIESSPGIEPERVLQQAASLAQASSHVVAEALTVAARERGFSLCAPSQVTECPGAGLTGTVEGKAVAIGSFSHAVARAHAAPWSAAFLRHLNHEDGSAVFVDVDGVMIGALRLADPIRLDTPRALRLLRRAGIRRIVMLTGDRKDVAECVGASLGVDEVHSEQTPADKLSLIRSARAEGVVAMVGDGVNDAPALAAADIGIAMGARGAAASAQAADIVLLTDRLDRLVEGLEIARRCQHIAIQSAAAGMGLSIAAMIVAAIGYLSPPFGAVLQEVIDVAVIGNALRVLHIKPRSRQHVLPHGEVDRLHAAHLGLEPVLSEIRRLAEGLPALPRQSVATELERINELVVRVLLAHEKEDDIRLYPDLARRLGGEDPMAAMSGTHAVIFRTIHVLQRIAADLPADGPDEQGVQELQRLLYVLDAVVRLHCAQEDELFHTLDDSA; from the coding sequence ATGGTGAGCAGATTGCCCTCATTTCATTTTTACGTCGTCGGCGTCACCGCGTTTGGGCTTGCAGTGGGAATGGGTCTGTTCTTAACGGAGCGGCTCGCCATCGCGCACGCGCTCTGGCTTGCCTGCGTGGCGCCTTCGTTCGCAATTTTATGCAAATCGACTGCACACGCATTACGTCGGCGCGAGGCCGGCGTCGATATCCTCGCGCTGCTCTCGATGGGCGTCGCTGCAGCGACCGGCGAATTCCTTACCGCCGCAGTCATCTCGCTGATGGTGGCAGGGGGGAGGGCACTCGAAGCGTTCGCGCAGGCACGCGCGGGCGCCGAGATGACGGCGTTGCTCAAGCTTGCACCGAACTATGGGAACCGGTACGAAGCAGGAGAATGGCGTCAGGTCGATCCGGAAACGATTCGCACAGGAGACCGCTTGCTTGTCCGGGCCGGAGAACAAGTCCCGGTCGACGGCACGCTGGAGCAGGAAGCGGAACTCGACGAGTCCGCACTGACTGGCGAGGCGGCCTTGCGGCCGCGAGTTGCCGGCGAACGCGTTCAGAGCGGCGTGTTGAACGCGGGCGCGCCGTTCGAGATGATCGCAACAGCGGCGGCCCGTGATAGCACGTTCTCCGGCGTCATCCGTATGGTCGAAGCGGCGCAACAGGCGCGTAGTCCAACCGCACGACTGGCGGACCGATACGCGATATTTTTCGTTCCGCTCACTCTCCTTGTCGCGGGCGCATGCTGGATCTTTACCGGCGACATGATCCGCGCTCTTGCCGTGCTGGTCGTCGCAACGCCTTGCCCGCTGATACTCGCTGTGCCCGTCGCGATCGTTTCGGGCATGTCTGCTTGCGCCAGGCGCGGTATGCTGGTCAAGAGCGGCGGCGCGATCGAGCGTCTGGCGCGAGCACAGATTCTCTTCTTCGACAAGACTGGCACGTTGACGAGCGGGCGAGCCCGGCTCGTCGCAATCGAGAGCAGTCCGGGCATCGAACCTGAACGTGTGTTGCAGCAGGCAGCGTCCCTGGCGCAGGCGTCGTCACATGTCGTGGCGGAAGCGCTCACAGTGGCGGCACGTGAGCGCGGTTTCTCGCTCTGTGCGCCGTCGCAGGTCACCGAATGTCCAGGAGCGGGACTCACCGGAACTGTTGAAGGAAAGGCCGTGGCGATCGGTTCATTTTCGCATGCAGTTGCCCGCGCGCACGCGGCGCCATGGAGCGCCGCCTTCCTGCGCCATCTCAATCATGAAGATGGTTCGGCCGTCTTTGTCGACGTGGACGGCGTCATGATCGGCGCCCTTAGGCTCGCAGATCCCATACGGCTGGATACGCCCCGCGCGTTGCGCTTGCTCAGACGCGCAGGCATCCGACGAATTGTCATGTTGACGGGCGACCGGAAAGATGTTGCGGAATGCGTCGGCGCGAGTCTGGGCGTGGATGAAGTTCACTCCGAACAGACGCCCGCCGACAAACTCTCTCTGATCCGGTCTGCACGCGCGGAGGGCGTGGTCGCCATGGTTGGCGACGGCGTCAACGATGCCCCCGCGCTCGCTGCCGCCGATATCGGCATCGCAATGGGCGCACGCGGTGCCGCAGCCTCCGCGCAGGCTGCCGACATTGTGCTGCTGACCGATCGGCTCGACCGACTCGTGGAGGGCCTGGAAATCGCAAGACGATGCCAGCACATCGCCATACAAAGTGCGGCGGCGGGCATGGGATTGTCGATTGCGGCCATGATCGTGGCCGCGATCGGTTACCTGAGCCCCCCCTTCGGCGCTGTATTACAAGAAGTGATAGACGTTGCCGTGATCGGAAACGCACTTCGCGTCCTGCACATCAAACCCAGGTCGCGCCAGCACGTGCTGCCGCATGGCGAGGTGGATCGCTTGCATGCAGCCCACCTCGGACTCGAACCAGTATTGAGCGAAATCAGGCGTCTCGCTGAAGGGTTGCCGGCGCTTCCGAGGCAATCAGTCGCGACGGAGCTGGAAAGAATCAACGAACTCGTGGTGCGTGTTCTGCTGGCGCATGAGAAGGAGGACGATATCCGTCTGTATCCCGATCTCGCCAGGCGGCTCGGCGGAGAAGATCCCATGGCGGCGATGAGCGGTACTCACGCGGTGATCTTTCGCACGATTCACGTGTTACAACGAATAGCGGCGGATCTTCCGGCAGACGGACCGGACGAACAGGGCGTGCAAGAGTTGCAGCGACTGCTGTACGTCCTCGATGCCGTTGTTCGACTGCACTGCGCACAGGAAGACGAACTTTTTCATACACTCGATGACAGCGCCTGA
- a CDS encoding hemerythrin domain-containing protein: MNHITERATLRVIRLDHKRLASVTAAMLDFVRMLGEGGPAPDPIVLRAMLYYIREYPEQFHHPMEDRFLFAALRNRTDDFDDVLDELQCEHIEGDARLRNLEHALTRFELKGEAVLLGLSTLMEQYAHFCANHRRVEETVIIPAAERFLTEADWACIDTAVESRLDPFGEATFEGESLESLYRLIADAVPAVNEARQDA; this comes from the coding sequence ATGAACCACATAACCGAACGCGCCACGCTACGCGTGATCCGACTCGATCATAAGCGGCTTGCCTCCGTCACGGCGGCGATGCTCGACTTCGTCCGCATGCTCGGCGAAGGCGGCCCGGCACCCGATCCCATTGTGCTGCGCGCAATGCTTTACTACATCCGCGAGTATCCGGAACAGTTCCATCATCCGATGGAAGATCGCTTCCTCTTCGCTGCGCTACGAAATCGCACGGACGACTTCGACGACGTGCTGGATGAATTGCAATGCGAGCATATAGAAGGCGACGCGCGCCTGCGCAATCTCGAGCATGCGCTCACTCGTTTCGAGTTGAAGGGCGAGGCCGTGCTACTTGGTCTGAGCACGCTGATGGAGCAATACGCCCACTTTTGCGCGAACCACAGGCGCGTCGAGGAAACGGTGATCATTCCTGCGGCCGAGCGTTTTCTTACTGAAGCCGACTGGGCATGCATCGATACGGCCGTCGAGAGCCGTCTAGACCCGTTTGGCGAGGCGACGTTCGAAGGCGAGAGTCTGGAGAGTCTCTATCGCCTGATCGCCGATGCGGTGCCGGCAGTCAATGAAGCACGTCAGGACGCGTGA
- a CDS encoding CBS domain-containing protein, protein MRAADIMTTSVISVSPETAVRDAAKTMVLGNISGMPVINATGRLVGMVTEGDLLHRQEIGTGSKHRAWWLEMLSSTRELAGKYVKEHAGKVKDVMSTEVVTVNEDCTVSALAELLEGRRIKRVLVVRDGKVVGIISRANLLRAIVTLTPEQPAPVDHNDAWIRNEIVRAMKGERWAVAPENVIVKEGVVHLWGVVMSEKERQAARVAAENVEGVREVVSHLEFPVVMPAA, encoded by the coding sequence ATGCGAGCAGCCGACATCATGACGACGTCCGTCATATCAGTCAGTCCGGAAACGGCCGTGCGTGACGCCGCAAAGACGATGGTGCTCGGGAACATCAGCGGAATGCCGGTGATCAACGCGACTGGCAGGCTCGTGGGCATGGTGACAGAAGGGGATTTGCTGCACCGGCAGGAAATAGGCACCGGCTCTAAACATCGTGCGTGGTGGCTCGAAATGCTTTCTTCGACACGCGAGCTAGCGGGCAAGTATGTCAAGGAACACGCAGGCAAGGTCAAGGATGTCATGTCGACCGAGGTCGTGACCGTCAACGAGGACTGCACGGTCTCAGCGCTAGCCGAGTTGCTCGAGGGGCGGCGCATCAAGCGGGTACTCGTCGTCCGTGACGGGAAAGTCGTCGGCATCATCAGCCGCGCCAACCTCCTGCGCGCTATCGTTACCTTGACACCCGAGCAACCTGCGCCCGTCGATCACAACGATGCCTGGATACGCAATGAGATTGTGCGTGCCATGAAGGGGGAGCGCTGGGCGGTTGCACCTGAGAATGTCATTGTGAAGGAGGGCGTCGTCCATCTCTGGGGTGTTGTGATGAGTGAGAAAGAACGTCAGGCCGCTCGCGTGGCGGCAGAGAACGTCGAAGGGGTGAGAGAAGTTGTCTCGCACCTCGAGTTCCCCGTGGTGATGCCGGCGGCTTAG
- a CDS encoding universal stress protein encodes MARYAQMETIGNSAEAYRPRRVLIALDASPASENALRYACRFVSPGMLVRLVSVVENPQVPLPLPDRIPLSLDAVRSDLAKRGREMLCRAQEVFAEFGLQAETELIELSKHAGDVLHAIAEVAEKWNADLLVIGARQHHGLLRWIEGNVAEPLTAHVKLPLLIVPECFPTTDERGPRRILFAVDGSTEVVPALQVGATFATSETSIKTIYVIDKATRFSNPLPFALFEEAFMEEGKSAIAIARRVLGHVPGEKVAEILSTRECRDDIAHTIVREANAWRADLLVMGTHGRRGAARWLLGSVARRVVGITSTPLLLVNSAFG; translated from the coding sequence ATGGCCCGCTATGCGCAAATGGAAACGATCGGAAATTCGGCCGAAGCCTATCGGCCGCGACGGGTACTTATCGCCCTTGACGCTTCTCCTGCTTCGGAAAACGCGCTTCGCTACGCATGCAGGTTCGTCTCTCCTGGAATGCTCGTGCGTCTTGTCAGCGTGGTCGAGAACCCGCAAGTCCCGCTGCCCCTTCCGGACAGAATCCCGCTTTCGCTCGACGCTGTGCGCAGCGATCTGGCCAAGAGAGGGCGCGAAATGCTTTGTCGCGCCCAGGAAGTATTTGCCGAGTTCGGACTTCAAGCAGAAACCGAGCTCATAGAATTATCGAAGCACGCTGGGGACGTCTTGCATGCAATCGCTGAGGTAGCGGAGAAATGGAATGCGGATCTGTTGGTCATCGGTGCGCGTCAGCATCACGGATTGTTGCGCTGGATCGAAGGCAACGTAGCCGAGCCCTTGACCGCCCACGTCAAGCTGCCTTTATTGATCGTTCCAGAGTGTTTCCCAACGACAGATGAGCGAGGTCCACGACGCATCCTCTTCGCTGTCGACGGCAGTACTGAGGTCGTCCCGGCCCTTCAGGTCGGTGCGACGTTCGCGACGTCGGAAACTAGCATAAAGACGATCTATGTTATCGACAAGGCTACGCGTTTCAGCAATCCCCTGCCTTTTGCCTTGTTCGAAGAAGCGTTCATGGAAGAAGGCAAGTCGGCCATCGCGATCGCGCGCCGCGTGCTCGGTCACGTTCCCGGAGAGAAAGTCGCCGAGATCCTGAGCACCCGCGAGTGCAGGGACGATATCGCCCATACGATCGTGCGGGAAGCAAATGCATGGCGTGCCGACCTGCTCGTCATGGGCACGCATGGCCGGCGCGGCGCCGCGCGCTGGTTACTTGGGAGTGTTGCGCGCCGCGTGGTAGGCATCACGTCCACACCGCTTCTGCTAGTCAACTCCGCGTTCGGCTGA
- a CDS encoding AI-2E family transporter, translated as MKERTSASNASWLAPIVILALGALLVRPFIARVLWAFILAYATWPLYMVIRKGLRGGASLSALMMTVSVALVIAGLTIAIAVPLAREVAELANRLVAWSGGEPKRLASVVADLPVVGAKLSELIREAPALRKDLAFPGDEWLSVMSKAGRNALLFGFTFIALYFTYRHGESLIVKVRGVLEPLIGPRLDAYVVAFRSVTRAVLIGVPVTAVGQAACAGVGYWAAGVDEPLLLTLLTALAALVPFGALLVWLPTGVALLMDANPWGGIGLLLWGALAVSSIDNVIRMVVIVNAVRMLFAIALLSIIGGVAAFGLIGLFAGPLVAEMLRILWDERIHAAQNDGTRSEVDLTKSMSRRSLHLDQHRPTSAARAMMRLGARRCRDPVRERPAPTHRAM; from the coding sequence TTGAAAGAGCGAACATCTGCGTCGAATGCATCGTGGCTTGCTCCCATCGTTATTCTCGCGCTGGGGGCACTGCTCGTTCGCCCCTTCATCGCCCGTGTACTGTGGGCGTTCATTCTTGCCTATGCAACGTGGCCCCTGTACATGGTCATCCGCAAGGGCCTGCGTGGAGGTGCGTCGTTGAGCGCGCTGATGATGACCGTCTCGGTCGCACTGGTCATCGCCGGGTTGACGATTGCCATTGCGGTGCCGTTGGCGCGCGAGGTCGCCGAGTTAGCCAATCGACTCGTCGCATGGAGTGGCGGAGAGCCGAAGCGGCTTGCATCAGTCGTCGCGGACCTTCCGGTCGTCGGCGCGAAACTATCCGAGCTGATACGCGAAGCGCCAGCCTTGCGGAAAGATCTCGCATTTCCAGGCGACGAATGGCTAAGCGTCATGTCGAAGGCGGGCCGCAATGCGCTGCTGTTCGGCTTCACTTTCATTGCGCTTTACTTCACCTATCGGCACGGCGAATCGCTGATTGTGAAGGTACGTGGAGTATTGGAACCGCTCATCGGTCCGAGACTCGATGCTTACGTCGTGGCATTTCGCAGCGTTACGCGTGCGGTGCTCATCGGCGTCCCGGTTACTGCGGTCGGGCAAGCGGCGTGCGCTGGCGTGGGCTACTGGGCGGCAGGCGTCGATGAACCGCTCTTGCTGACGTTGCTGACAGCACTTGCGGCGCTCGTGCCATTCGGCGCGCTCCTCGTCTGGCTGCCCACCGGAGTCGCCCTGCTCATGGATGCAAATCCATGGGGCGGCATCGGCCTGCTGCTGTGGGGCGCGCTGGCCGTCAGCTCGATCGACAATGTCATCCGGATGGTGGTCATCGTCAATGCGGTGCGCATGCTGTTCGCCATCGCGTTGCTCAGTATCATCGGAGGTGTTGCCGCGTTCGGACTGATCGGGTTGTTCGCGGGCCCGCTCGTGGCGGAAATGCTGCGCATCCTATGGGATGAACGGATACACGCTGCGCAGAACGATGGGACGCGCAGCGAAGTTGACCTCACGAAGTCCATGTCGCGCCGCTCGTTACACCTTGACCAACATCGTCCGACGAGTGCTGCGCGCGCGATGATGCGCCTAGGAGCGCGACGATGTCGCGACCCGGTGCGGGAGCGGCCGGCCCCGACGCATCGTGCGATGTGA